Proteins encoded in a region of the Drosophila sechellia strain sech25 chromosome 2L, ASM438219v1, whole genome shotgun sequence genome:
- the LOC116802096 gene encoding uncharacterized protein LOC116802096 → MSDINLTAYNAFRRDLARILKTFNSYTQTDFTEETGTNTDFDCKDDLETNLSELYDLELK, encoded by the coding sequence ATGTCCGATATCAATTTGACTGCCTACAACGCCTTTCGCCGCGATTTGGCCAGGATATTAAAGACATTCAATTCGTATACGCAAACCGATTTCACCGAGGAAACTGGCACCAACACAGACTTCGATTGCAAAGACGATTTGGAAACAAATCTATCCGAACTTTACGATCTCGAACTGAAATAG
- the LOC6614647 gene encoding uncharacterized protein LOC6614647, which translates to METRVKGTHSEISMESSRTRLLQPLRSQSQDNEIRLLSTRSDLAMTPWPLQSESPSESDESESESGYTTESSYRAVTGYELLPQSSSYASSQNPFAATPADFLWEIYVPIHSGATAEDIQTVHGELRELLASEMRLIRGANGPVIYLIAYSYM; encoded by the coding sequence ATGGAGACCAGGGTCAAGGGAACGCACTCCGAGATCAGTATGGAATCCAGCAGAACAAGGCTGCTGCAACCGCTCAGATCTCAATCCCAGGATAACGAAATCCGATTATTATCCACAAGAAGCGATCTGGCGATGACACCATGGCCTCTACAATCGGAATCTCCATCTGAATCGGatgaatccgaatccgaatcagGTTACACCACAGAGAGTAGCTACCGAGCAGTGACTGGATACGAGCTCCTTCCGCAAAGTAGTTCGTATGCCAGCAGCCAGAATCCCTTTGCGGCTACGCCAGCGGACTTCCTCTGGGAGATCTACGTGCCCATCCATAGTGGAGCCACTGCGGAGGACATCCAGACCGTTCATGGGGAGTTGCGGGAGTTGCTGGCCAGCGAGATGCGTTTGATCAGAGGCGCAAATGGACCAGTGATCTATCTTATAGCATACAGCTACATGTGA